The genomic region ttttttaccTTCTATGGCCTTTCTCCCGTATTTTGAGAAAGAATTTGGAGAGGGCTGCCTTTTAACTGAGCTCCTTGTGTTTCAATAAGGTGATTCCTGTAGAGAGAGAGTGTTTCCCTGAACAGTTGGGGCTGTGGTTACCAAGGGGACGTAACTTAGAGCAGGACGGAGTCAGGGGAGGATATCCCGCCGAGGCTCGGTGGGAGTGCGGGCAGGGTCTGCTGCCGGAATCGGCAGAGGGGGATCTTCCCGTGGAGCccgaggcggagcgtgggcagcCCCCCCATGGCTGATGGCGGCTGATCCGGCAGCTGccggcagagcaaaggcaggtgggagagcccggcagcagcggcggtgcccagcgcaggtggcacgggcagggcaggcggggatgggatggctgggaccccccctgGGTGCGGTGGGTGCGgtgagctcggagcaggcggcaggacagagcaacccccatcttgcccagcatgggcggcagagcggccgcgggccaggcagcgggagcagggcacacaaattgagcgagagcgccggggcaggtggagctgccctgggcagtgaggccgCAGCTGGGATGGAAAGCGGGGCAGGCGGAGCTGAGGCGGGCAGCGAGCCGGGACCCGGGACAGGCGCCTGGGCCGCGAACGGAGGGGGCAAGACCTGCAGAGGATCCCACtctctttctgatttttcctcctgttcccttccctttcatttccctttttcttttcttgttttttttatcGGGGCTTTCTGATACTGCAAAGGTTTTTATTCTCCTAAAATCTGGTGTCTAACATGTGGCATATTCTCTTTCTTCTAGATTAAAGGGtgtttttttacaaataaagtAATAAAGCCAGAACCTAAGAAATCTCAACTTCTGcttggatactttgaaatggtcGATGAGCTAACTCACGACCTCCtaatgttgtttttctcatcacatttttatttatcctttggCAAATTAATCATCTTTCAGTTACTTGATTGGCTactccaaaaatcccagtgCACCCATAGTCCCTTAAAAAATGATCACACAAATCTTGAGTACCCCAGTGGGTTTTCTGATGCATGGCTTCTAATATTTTCCTAGTAAGCACGTTTTATTATGAaattgtcttccatcaagaagtttccatttccctgatttATCTTTTTCACTTCCTATCTTGTTTAATTCTTTTCTCTCGGCTTCcctaaactttggaatttccagtTTTTCCTTGTTTGGCTTTAATATTAACATAACTCTTTCAGTTCCATTTTCTAGTGCATCCTTAGCATTGTGATGTGCCCCCACTTTTGCCTCTCCTTTGGCCCGGGCCGGGTTCCCCCCGCCCGCAGCGGCTGGAGCAGCCgagagccccgcgctgcccatcccgacctgtcccggctccatccccgctcctgccgcggctgcgagggctgcgggaacggggcagcgagggtgtggctgctgctgggggaggaggaggagggagggaagggcagggatggagggggaggaggaggtggggttagggaggaggagcagggggagggATGGAAGAGCAGAAGGATGTGGAGATAAGACAGAGTAGGAGGATGAGGGGGGGTGGAAGGGcaggaggatgaagaggaagaggagggacaaaggcagatccaggctgagctgagggAACCACGCCGTCGATCCCTGCCTGAATTCGCAGCCCCCACCTGTGGGATCATCGCCCCCCCAATCGCACCGGTGAGCGGGGAGGGGGGGCTCGGCCGAGATATCCCGGGGGGTtcctgggttgggtttttggggatgtttggagaatgaagaagtccaaggctgagcggaaaaggccccttgGGGGGACATCGGGCGGTGGCGGTGGCGGCtgccggcagaggcagcctggaggagcagagccctgtgtcccccaggagcccaaagtggggagcccagagaggggggagcGCCGCCATTGGCGGGAGCCTCAAGAGCCTGGAGACGGGCAGGGGGAACTCCttggagccgctgcagccccgagcagagaatgaggggagaagggagcccgggagccTAAACAGCCCCGGCATCCCGAAATGGGGAGAGCAAAGCGGGGGGagcttttggcattgctgggactgccagcagcctgggcagggcaggcaccGGGCACAAGGGGGACCCCAATCGAAGTGTGacccccagcagctgggacaggggagagCCCCCTGAACACCAGAGGGGAGGGACCGGGGacagggaactcctgggaggctttttcagggctgaatcTTGGTGTTTGTGAGGTTTTTCTGGAGCTGAGGTGGCCAGTGATTGTAAAGATGGACTCGGGCAGAGGGACCTTCAAACTCATTGTGTGTTGGGGAaggtgaaacaggaaagccttataaatacgattgtctggcaaaagactTTGAggatatagaaactataaggaagattgaaatgaaagcaagctctgCAATAACCTTAGTTagtgaacaactggaaaacaatggtgtggcctgactcaaggtaatccccttttgatgaaacaattccctctgctcGCAGACAGATCCAAGGCTCacagcagaccctacagcttggcagagggagtccaaagaggagtttttagggtttaaaatgtaacacattATGATAATGTAATGACTTTTACAGGCTtgatgtaaatgctataggatttgtatcttgtactagattggttagtgagaaatagaatattcaacacagaagaaaatttattgtattgtaacgggacCCTTACTCTCTTATGCTCTTCCCCtcttactctctcaccctctcaccctctctacccctctcttctctcgggcctgctccgagctgtgcctggcagctccaagcagggccctgcacccaggccctttgcaataaaccgcaAGTTCcacgccctggctgcagagctctctcgtCTCCGTCCGTCCCGACCGTCCTACCCCCCGACACTCCTACAAACGCGCTCATTCgttgttttccccaaaccaggatttcccattgccaAGGCCtgggaggctgcgaggaagaggaagatgccccgggacactgaggcaggtgaggaggaagtcagtgcccctttcccctctgtgctgctccatctcccagcccagcacggccccggctgcagctcagccctgggggatctccttgcccttgcctgtggcacggaggcaaatcccatcctgtccttgtccttcctcccccagagcaggagctgagcatggagagcagggaggacaaatgcccgcggcagaacctggtggaagaggccgttttgagcggctccacggcgcaggaagccaacggggaggaaaagccccggagatgccgcacaaggaggggctgcaaacgcagccggcggggatctgagggggaaagaaccagcctgggccgggaaggcggccggagacggagccagagctcggagctggtgctccatgatcagctccatgatggggagaagccccacatgtgcgtggagtgtgggaagagcttcaggtggaactgcgacctgatcaggcaccagaggatccacactggggagaagccctaccaATGTGGAGAGTGTGGGATGTGCTTCAcagagagctccagcctgatcaagcaccagaggatccacacggGTGAAAagccctttgagtgtggggagtgtgggaagagcttcagccagagctccagcctgattgtgcaccagaggatccacactggggaacggccctacgagtgtgTGGAGTGTTGGAAGAGCTTCaaacagagctccagcctgatcaagcaccagaggatccacactggggagaggccgtACAAATGCTCCGAGTGTGGGATGTGCTTCAGGCGGAGCTCCCACCTGATGAGCCACCAGAGCTCCCACACtgaggagaggccctacgaATGTTCCaaatgtgggaagaggtttaaGACCAGCTCTCTTCTCCTCCAGCATTATCGaattcacagagaggagaggcccttccaatgccccgactgcgggaagggattcaggcaCAACTGcaacctcatcacccaccggcgcatccacaccggggagaggccctatgagtgtgataaatgcaggaagaggtttccaaccagctccaatctcctccagcactatcggattcacagagaggagaggcccttccgctgccccaactgtgggaagggattcaagcacaactccaccctcatcacccaccagcgcatccacactggggagaggccctacgagtgtccccagtgtgggaagagcttctccagcagctctcacatGACCCGACACCAACAGaggcaccactaagggaagccctgcgagtgccctgagtgcgggcagagcttcgtgtgctgctccagctccatcccccactggaggaggcactttgggcacagccctggtcactgacattccctgtgatccatgttgggaacacacctggctggTTCTCCTCTTTGTTTGGCCttaattttcctctgcttctccTTTATCCTTTAAAAACACCCAAGACTGGGTTAAATGAAGGAAATTCATCAAATATATCTGACGTTGAATAATTTCTCAGTTGTTTTAGGGGGAAtttaggatttggggacacGTTCTGTGTTGAGTGCTGCTGGTGCTAAGAGGCAGGAATTTGATCTCACCATTCTTGTGTTGATAAGAACTCCTCCCCTGACCCGAACCCCAACTCCACCCTTGGGATACCCTATAAAACCTCCATGGCCCTACCTTTGCCCTGTCTTTGGGGGGTAAGAAATGGATTCCTAAAGGATCAGCTGTTTTCCAACTGGATTCCCAGACGATCAGCCCTTTCACACTGGATTCCAAGAGAATCAGCCTTTTTTACTGAATTCCCAGAggattctgactctgtcactgtttctttttgtttgtattactgcatttgtatttttaatttttgctaataaagtactgttttttctgctttcatatCTTTGCccgagagccccttaatttcaaaataaattactattattattattattactaccactactactaataataataatagtaatggTAATCaaagggagggggtttacattttccatttcagtggagCCTCCTGAAATGGGGAGACACCCCCAAGGTTGGGCCATGTCAAATAGTTCCTGAAAGATGTAAAGTAGTTGATGTATATGCATgagggtctatgaatatgcaacagggtGATGTAATTAAAACCAGATTAATTAAGGGGTGTCCCCGAACATAGCTGGGGGATCTTGGTGGCAATAACAACCTTTGCTCGATGGTCCTTGTCTCCCATTATGTCAATCCGTTGCAAATTCATGGCCTTGTTGCATATCCATGAAGTACTTTACATATTCCAGGAACAAAATTGGCTTAATCCTGTCTGGGGGTCCAACCCCCCTCCCAGCTCAATTTTGGGTGTCCCATCCTCCTCCTAGCTCAGTTTTGGGACCCCATACCCATCCCAGCTTAATTTGGGGGTTCCATTCCCCTCCCACctcaatttgggggtcccattcccctcccagctcaattTTGAGGTCTTGACCCTCTTTTCCGCGCTCTCTCCTTTCCGATCGTTCCCCCAGTCCCCTCCCccgtgtttggttttgggggctccAAGCCCCTCCTGCTCGGGTTTGGGCTCCCGACCCCGTTTTGGAttaatttggggtccccatcccatccccagcgtcaccttccccccccccccccccctaaATTCTGCTCCTGGCAACTGAAGAGTCATCAGCGAGACacgctctgattggctggaaatTACCCCGCGCTGTGTCTGGTTATTTCCCGCAGTGAGAGGCcttggtctgtggctggcaAGCGATGAGTCAGAGTCGGAccgggcgctgattggctgaaaATCGCTGAGCGGGGCCGGTGCTCTGAGTTTGTGCCCAGCAAGTGGATCGTCATCAGTGCTGCGCGTTCTGATTGGTTTGGATCTGTGTTGGGGTGGGGACAAGAGGAACTGGGATTACTTGGGGTTTCTTTGGGTTTATTtagggtttgtttggggtttttttgggattataTATTGACTAATTGGGGTTTATCATGGGTTTTACTTGGTTTATTTCGTATTAGTTGGGgttatttggaattatttgggtttatttggaagtatttgggtTTCTTTGGGCTTATTTGAGTCTATGTGGGTTTACTTGGAATTATTTGGGGTTCTTGGGGTTAATGTTGGTGTATATGGGGTTTTTAAGGTGTAGTTGAAATCagttggtgttttttgggtttaatttgggggttattttgttattttggggttgtttgtaTTTGTTCAGGGTTATTTGGGAGACTTTTAGgtaatgtttgggtttttttcgaGGTATTTGCGGTGTATTTTAAGtgttttggggctattttggtTATTTTGGGTCATATGGGGTAATTAAATCCGGCAATGTTTCTGCTGCAAAAAACgggaatttttctttaaaaatctgagAGTTTTTCCCCAAAGAAACTAGAATGTCCCTTAAAAATCCTGGACTTTTCCCAGCCAATAGCAGGGCGCCCCTCCCCAAACAATCCAATCACCGCGGGTCTCCCCTCAGGAACACCTGCCTCTCTGTGCACGATCCAACCAATCACTGCACGCCTCCCCTCATACACGCCCGCCTCTCACACACCGAACAAACCAATCACCGCATTCCTCCTCTCAGCGACTCTCGCCCTTTTTGACCTGTATCGACGAATCACCAGGCGTCTTCCCTCAGCAAGTCCCGCCTTCCTTTCTTCTATCCAACCAATCACCGCGCATCTCCCCTTGGCAATGCCTGCGCCCCCGCCCATCTCCTGTCAATCACCGCGCCCTCCGTGAAACCAACTAATCACCGGGCACCTCCTATCAGCAACTCCCACCCTCTCCAATGCCGCTCCAGCCAATCAGTGCCGAGCCCAAAGGTCGCCCCCTGACCCCTGGGCCTAGCATGGTGCGGGCGCCCCCTCCCCCCCGCCCTGCATCCCGGaaccccctcagggacccccgggagccgccccgggctcgggcgggtcctgcgggaggcgctgggagaggacggggggctccgggagctgctgaggaggcgcAGGAACAGgtgaggggtcctggaggggtagtgaggggaatttggggaggggtcttgaggatgttttggggggatttggggagggtgtGGGGGGAACTTGAGGGGGTTTTAgcggggtctgggggtgctgggggggctttgggggggaaTTTAGGGAGGGGTCCTTGGGGGGTGTCACGATCCATCCTCACGTACGGGTTTCGTAATGGTTCGTGGatttgatctcagggtgcaaaaagaACCGACACGGTACAAAGGGGTTTACAACGATAATCGAAACAAATACACTtttattgaatgaccacagcaaaatgcgatagagggattaagagagagaaaaagatgtgggaagagagagacaaaagagagagagagagagaaagagggaatAGAGCTACCAAACGTAGAGATGACGTCCTTTGGTCCAGCCCAGTCGAGGACCCGCCTGTTGCATCGGGGAGGTCTCAGAGGCCCAGTTCATCTGGACCCCAATTATACTCTTTTTTATTGGGGCAAGGGGGATGGATTTTGCAGCCAAAACAAAGGCAGTTTGTTGTATCTTCGGGGGGGGGGTGGGAAATAAGGGTACACACAGTCCAAGTTTGGCAGTAGGCGAGAATCATTGCTTTCGTTGTCCACTGCCTACACCTGCAACATCCACCTTGCTTTGGGCAGCTTTCCTTCCATGCCCTGTACACCTCCCCCGAGTTGGGGctttcagtcccagtctcttGAAGAAGGTGAGAGGGGCCTTCTCACATAGggatttcatgtctcagtcccCTGATGAAGAGCTTTCTTACATCTCTActtgtctgtcacggtggttatgaacggtcttctcttggaggagGGGACCACCCTAACACTAAaaccagccaggctgagaggtAGGGAGGATCCCAGAGCTATTGCGCAAAAGGGCAGGATGCCCTGTGAGCTCAGTGTAGCGCATAACAAACAACATCTGTGAAAACAGCAACTTAGCAGCACTTTCAGGCCTCAGGCACATGACTTTCCCGGCCACCGGATCAGCAAACgggggttttaattttttggtgGTCTCTCTCCATGACAATCGTAAGGCAAATGAGGGATATTTCAGACAGACTCTCACAACACAGAACACACTTGTTCCCCCAGCTCCAGAAAACTTGATGCAAGAACAAAAACATTCCTGCaggaaccaccaaaggccaaggggcgtTTGGCCACTCTCCCTTCCACACCGCACGCTCGGGCAAATTGCGCAGACCAAGCAGCctttcccctcttccccatTGGCCTGAAGACACTGTGCACCAAGAGAAAGCTCCTGGACACCCGGCTATCCAGCAACAGCAATTTAATGTTCCTCGAGTGGgtgaagggaaaggaagtgctggcagaggagaggTGTTCCCCGCAGGCTCAGGCGGCCCCAGCAGACGCAGCCTCCCGGATCAGTTCTCCACAGCGCCGCGGCAGGACACTCAGCCACGGGCACACAGGAAAGGCCGCGACTCCCAGAGGCGGCGGAGTTGGTCTCGCATCCTCTGGAGCCGGGAGGAGGGAACGCTCTGTACAGCTAAAAGGATGTGCAGAGCTTGAAGCGCCAGGCATGAgatggcagggctgctgtcatccGTCATGTCCtgaagggctgcagagagagaaacagaggcacagtcagaggctggatctgcggggagctgggcagagcctccAGCCTCGTCCGTGCCACGCAGCTGCTGGCACGgcctggaggaagcaggagcCAAGAAGGacgagctggcagctgctggccaggaatgTCCCGTAGGCCCCTGCAAGGTTTCTGGGCTGTGGCCCCGCTGCCCTTGGGGCACGCAGGGAGCGGAGCCGTCGGCGGGCGGGCCAGGGAACGCAGCTGCCAGCGGCAGCCCCCGCCGAGAGCCCGCGGGCCTCACTCACCGCTGCAGATGATGCGGAAGTGCGGCTGCTGCCCTGTCAGGTAGCGCCCGGCcatccctggggagcacagagcgTGTCCTGCCTTCAGAGGCACAGCTGCCGCCCAcgggcgctgccagccctgaggcCACACGccctgctggcccggcagggctcagcccgggcccctggcgcacgctgccgccccagggcacggctgccagagggcggcagcagcaatgcccaggccagcgGGGGCTGCCCATGCCCGCGCCCGGATCCTGCTGCCGGcacagcaggcggggccggggccgagctgcggcaatggggcgggccggggagggagccgggcTTGgcgctcacccatgaacctgacggccgcctctcgcaggggctcctgtgcgCTCCGCAGGTAGGGCAGGGCcaggcgcaggtgctcggccgctcggctcctgtcctctgccagctgcagagagcggcagggcACGGAGGGAAAGGGTTGATGCGGgccctgcccctgggccgggcgctccCCACGGCCGGcgctgctccccctgcccacaGAGCCCCGAGGCCCGGCCAGCAGCCGCAGGCGCCGGGCTCGGCACGGGGCACAGGGTCCGGCGAGCCGCGGTGCTGCCCcgcagcagagcccggctgGCTCGGGGCTCTGTCGGCaccggccttggggccagaggagcctggagcagagcccgcacGGCCCAGGGAAGGGAGTGGCGTGTGTGGCGCAGGCCGGTGCCCCTGCGTGCGGCACTGGGCCggggccacagctgccagccccacagactGGGCGCCgtgggcaggcggctgctgcagggattgggctggccattccaggctgtccttaccaagCACTCAGCAAATCTCCACATTTGATccgtctgcagcagctgcttgaggtCCTTCCTCTTTAGGAACCTCACTGCagaaagcagcgtttcccgagaggcctgcagagcagcagagacccagagatggcaccccagcccagggcacaggagccacATCTCTGAGCCAGGGCCGGGAGGAGGCTGGAGCCCGtcaggtgccaggggctggggagacagctgagccccctttcatggggacacccaggaggcctcacctgtgccacacacGGGttctcatcgtggcagtggaagaagagtgggagcaggctctggctcacaGGCTTCTTCAGGGGCTTTTCTCCCTTTGCCACTACCAAGGCAATCACGTCTTGGAAGAGGcgaatggagagcagctgcacaagGCTGTTGTCCTGTTGGAAAGGAAGCCAAAGCCCTCCACGTCCGCTGCTCCAGgcccccctgtgcccaggcCCAAGGCAGCACCCAAGTGCCcgtggctgggggcacagagcctcacATTGTCAAAGAGGTGCcagagcgcctcagccagctgcagggcgatggggctGGCTATTGCCAGGTCttcctgcagcatcaggaggCTGAGCACAATGAGGGTCTTCTCCACTATGTCTTCATCCCTATCCCAGAGTAGCTTCACAAGGCTTTCGGTCAGGCTGTACATGCTTGGATCCTGTGTGCAAAACAAGGCTGAGCAAccccacgctgctgctgctgctgctgctgcagggctcagaaggcctgtcccaaagcactcaGGCCGCTGAACAGCgagcctggagagctgggagcagctgccacaaCAGCCAAAGCCCAGCTAAGCCCAGGGGGCTGCttgccccagccccacgctgccagcacagcttcagctgctgcctccttctCACCATCGAGGTGAGCACCACGAGGCCTCGGAGCGCCACGCGACGCATCTGCCTGGactggctctgcaggtgcctTGTCAGGATCTCCAGGACTTGTTCAGCGCATTCGCTCAAGTCCAGGCAATCCAGGAGCTgcaaggcacagagcaggcacagaggtgcccagctggcaggagctcagaAGTGCACAGGGCCgagccaaggcagcagcacaaggcacaggcagcgtcccaggcagctgcggctacgagagggcagaggggtgggaggcagctgagccaggcagcgctggccatggGGCTCACCTCCACCAGGAAGGCCAGGGCGGGCAGTTCCCAGTCTGAAACGCCTTTGCTGAGCAGCTCAAAGAGGCCGGATGCCATGCTGCAGCACCAGATGATGGAGACAcggcgcatctccctggcagggagaaaaaggcaccattgctcctgggccgggcgggcaaagctctcccagggctgactggcagagctctggtctGCTCCCGAGCTCCCCGGGGGCGCTTTGGGAGGCGGCTGTTCccgggcaccctcctctgccggccttttccagtctgctcatCCCTCCCTTGGTGACAAGGCCCTGCCGCCCATGAGCacggggactgtgtggggcGTTGCGGGCACAAAAGAGAGTGGCAGTGGGGAGAACgaggtctcacctggccagcagacccactgcacagtggtgggtgtcggcacggagcagtgtgtcccaggcaCACTTGCGTTCCATGGACAGCACCACGTGCTCATAGCgcatttggcagagcagggccttcagggtctgcagcgcaaagctgtgtgcagagcaaaggccaggtcacgctgggaaccccggctcctgccctggggcatgGGAGGGACGGGGAGACTGGGAGGACTGGCacggagcacctgttggggttGGCGGAGAGGCCGTGTTGCTcctggcatccctgccagaAGGTCTCCACCTCTTCTGGCATCTCCTGCGTGCTGATGTAagcttggaagagcagatgcagaaagagacTGGGGAAATACTCCAGCACGACAGGCGAGCGCCAGGCCAGATTGAAGATTTTCCACAGTGCCACGGTTCCctgcaagaaataaaacagcCAGAGACAACGCTCAGTGGCCAAGACATCCACGTGGCAGGGCCTGAGCGTGCGAGGGAGAGGTCGAGAGAGACACGGGGGGAGCAGGCGGCCTGGtgcccctgagccctgccccTAAGGCAGGATTCAGCCCagtgcctgaggcagggagatgcagctgcGGGGAGCAGAGAAAGCTGGCTGCTCCAGAGGCAGCCTGGGGGCTGGCAAAGGCCGGcaccagaaactcacagccagggcaaagactcCTGCGtcgtccccatcagaggtgTACACGCTGTGCACGGGCCAGGCGCTCAGCAcatggaggagcagctgcagcgccgGCTCCGCAGTCCTGCTCGAGGACATGATGGTTCCCCACATGGTggcggcagctctgtggggtcagagctctgtgtcagggggGGCTCGGCCACAGCgccgtggcctgggcagctgcagggccccgtcctggccctcagccctgcctctgcccactgcccctgGCCAGCAGCGGCCAGCCAGCCCACGTGGGTACAGGCCccgaggggcagggagggagcgtGGCACCAGGCTCAGGAGCTGACATGGCAGCACTGGAAAACAGAGGAGCCAGAGGATCCTGGAACTGCCCGCCTgtctggcagccagcagggacaggctctACAGGGTGACGGGCTGGTGAAACCTAAGCCCTCAAGGCACGTGGGGCTGCCCTACCTGTCACACGATGGGGCCCAGCGCAAGAGGGTGATCAGCACGTCACAGGGGTGTTCCTGGgtcagctccagaagggccttgtccagcctgtgcccagcagactcattggccgtgagccactggtggatgtacctcaccatggcgggcacctgcagAGGGCATGGGGAGACTcgcagagctgccagagcagcaaCTTCCCctgagaagtgcttcccttccaacctcattGGGCCGGGCCTCAGAGGCCGAGGGAGCCCGGCAGACCCAGCTGGAGGCGCCACACCACTGCTGGGGCCATCAAGCCcttgccccaggctgcttacttgtgtTGGATTGGAGACACCCTTCTCCACAAGCAAATCCAGCATGGCAGCACCGGTCTCGGCATCGAGGAACGGAAGCTTGGCCAAGACACCCGTGCCCACACCAGCGGTCTCTTCCTGCCAAGGGCACGTGATGAATTCACAGAGGGTCTGGGGGAGAAGGGCAGCAAGGGAGGGAGAATCCATGGAGTGCTCCAAGCCTGGTGCTtggctgagcagtgccagcaggcccagcccaggtggggatggccgcAGGTACCTGCGCCGTTCTGCCCAAGCGGCCACGGGCGGCTTCCTGTTCTTGTGTCCCGTCCttggctgcatctggcaaagagcgagcgcagccagagctgaggggctgtgggagaggccagagaacacagcccagccctgagctccccaggcagggagagcctcgGGATGCCCcgggggatggagcacggctgccaggggctccagcccagcttctgTCCTATCCATGGATATgtccacagggatgggatgggatgggatgggatgggatgggatgggatgggatgggatgggatgggatgggatgggatgggatgggatgggatggggccaagctggctacaggcaccagccctgcggcccagctctgacactcacgctcctgcagcagctggaactGCTCCAGTTCTTCAGGCTGCTGTCCTGAGGTAGCtccagcctcttcctcctccagccaggccatcttgggcacgctgggggctctctgctccatgtcactCTTTGCAGTTAGGAGTGCTTGCTGAAGCAGAGAGGCCTTGGAAGGGCTGAAGATGAGCAAGTGCTGCAGTCGTGCCCTGAAGGCACCTGCACCAGAGGAGCCTCGG from Zonotrichia albicollis isolate bZonAlb1 chromosome 31, bZonAlb1.hap1, whole genome shotgun sequence harbors:
- the LOC141725851 gene encoding uncharacterized protein LOC141725851, with the protein product MEQRAPSVPKMAWLEEEEAGATSGQQPEELEQFQLLQEHAAKDGTQEQEAARGRLGRTAQTLCEFITCPWQEETAGVGTGVLAKLPFLDAETGAAMLDLLVEKGVSNPTQVPAMVRYIHQWLTANESAGHRLDKALLELTQEHPCDVLITLLRWAPSCDRAAATMWGTIMSSSRTAEPALQLLLHVLSAWPVHSVYTSDGDDAGVFALAGTVALWKIFNLAWRSPVVLEYFPSLFLHLLFQAYISTQEMPEEVETFWQGCQEQHGLSANPNRCSVPVLPVSPSLPCPRAGAGVPSVTWPLLCTQLCAADPEGPALPNAL